In Bacteroidota bacterium, the genomic window GACGGTACGATTGACCTCGAAGTGATAATGGAGGCCTTTACGAAGAAGTCCCAATTTTATAAGTCGGCGCTATTCGAGGATGAACACAGCAGGTCAATGTTTTGGAACGGTCGTATCGTCGATAAGCAAATCACCAAGACTCATAATGACGTATCGCGTTACTGGATGAGCGATTTTCTCAATGCGCAGTCATCACTCACATCAAGGCAAGGCACAACAAATCTTGCAAGATATATTAAGACCGCAATTGAGAAAGAGGAATCGGTTAATGGCAAACAAGCACTCATTGCTGCGTCTGTTCTATTGAATCAGCGGGCTGGCGAGAACTTTAGCGTAAGGCAGTTTTGTGAGACCTATCTGTCTGACGATATTGCACGAAGATTCAGAAGTGTGGTGAAGTCTGAACTTGAATTCGAGAGCATGTTCGAGATTAATGCCGAAGTTCTCGATAGTGAGATTGGGAGCACGCTGCTGAGTCTGGCCAATGGAATTCAGTTGAGCGTCCCAACTTTCCTTTACTCGAACAGCGTACACGAGGTCCGCATGGATGACGGCGGGACAGAGGTGACAGTTACAGGCAAGGTAGTCAATAAAAAGCTAAGAAAAAAGACGAAATAGAAGAACGTGGAAAGTGAAGCCGCACCAACCATCAGTGCAACATATGACAGCATTTTCAATAGCCTTAGGTTGCTCTGCGATAAGACGCACGAAGAGCTTAGTGCGATATTAGAAGGTTTCCGCGAAAGCTATAATATCGATTCGATCACAAGGCGCGTGAAGTCCAAAAAGAGCTTTCTTGATAAAGCGGAGAGAGCAGATGGTGAGAGAAGGGCGTATCCTGATCCTTTCAGGGACATCCAGGATCTCATCGGCATCAGGGTAGTTGTGTATTATAAGCACAACCTGGTTGATGTCAGAGATAAGGTGCTTGAACACTTGCATCCAATCGAACTCGTTGAAAAGAAGCCAGCGTCTCCTTCTGAATTTGATTATGAAGGAGTGCACCTCATCCTCCCGCTGTCCGTGGCAGTCAGAGGGCAAAATGAATCGGCGGTTTCTGCGATGAGTGGTCTGTTTGAACTTCAGATCAAAACATTATTTCAGCACTCATGGTCGCAAACCGAGCACAATCTCGGTTATAAAACGGCTGGAGCGAAACTGGACCCGATGATAAAGCGAAAACTGGCATTCGTTGCAGCCCAATCCTGGGGTGCGGATCACATCCTTGAGGAACTGGCAAGCGCAGCGGTTGCGGCTAGCTGACTAATTCGAACTCCTTCCAAGTTCTGTTCAGTATCTCGACGCCCCGCAGACCTCGAATCGCAAGGTCTGAAGTCGGAAAATTCCCTTCTATTAGCGAATTGAACTCTCGCCCTTTCACCCTCTGTGTACTAGTAAGCCTAGTTCACTTGCCATAACGCATGTTTGAGCAACAGCTTACTCACAATTTCCGAAAAGCAGTGGATAACCCGTCTATCGCTCTGCAAAGAATGTGGGAAGAATTGGGGCTAAAAGGTGAACAATCCGAGCCTATTTTTCGTAAGTTTGAGTGACTAGAAAAGCAAACGGGCAACGATCAATTGCCCGTCTGCCGATAGATGAGTGGCTCGGTCGTTTGGCAACTCCCAAGTTGCCCATCATTAGTATCGATGCAAATATACGACTGAGTTACCATCTGTCATTGGTCATGTACTAAGAACGTGCATAATTTAAGAAATTGTGCATATATTATCACTTATTCACACGTTTTATCAATGACAAGATATCTGAACCGAAATGGAAACTCTGGAGTGACAGCATTCGAAATCGAACCGGAGGGCATCTGGATACAATTCCGAGGGGGAACGTCCTATCTCTATCCCGCCTCGCGTGTCGGATTTGGCAACTTCCAAACAATGTGCGGTTTCGCGACCAGAGGTCAGGGGTTAGGAACGTTCATCAATACGACTCCGACGGTCAAGAACGGCTACACCTTGAAACGCTAACTTCAATTCGAACAATTTGAAAGGAGGTGAGAGTCATGAGCGATCAAAACTCAAACCACTACTACGTCGAACGACGACCGGACGGCAGCTATGCAGCGACGAGGGGCGGAGCCGAACGTGCTGGATTTACAGGTCCCACTCAGGGCAACGTTATCGAGCAAGTAAGGCAGAACAATCCGGATGCTCCAATCCACGTTGAGCGGCAGCGTCATACGACGGATGGTAATCCCGATAAGTGGCGTTCGGCCTAATTGGGCATTGACTACAAGTATCCGTGGTCTGGGTGCGGCTTCAGCCTGGGCTGCGGGTACTCCGTGCCTTCGGCACTATGTTGGTAGCGGTGGCTTCGCGCAAGCTGAGGCGCGCGCGCTACACGGCGCCATTGGGTGGAAACGTTGCTGCGGCGGTACTGTTGTGAATTATTATGGAACAGCAGCTAATCGTGAGCGATCCTGAAATTCTGGGTGGCACACCGGTCTTCCGAGGTACTCTAGTGCCGGTCAAGAATCTCTTTGATTATCTGGAGACGGGCGAAACGATCGAGGCGTTTCTCCATTCCTTCCCATCG contains:
- a CDS encoding RelA/SpoT domain-containing protein produces the protein MESEAAPTISATYDSIFNSLRLLCDKTHEELSAILEGFRESYNIDSITRRVKSKKSFLDKAERADGERRAYPDPFRDIQDLIGIRVVVYYKHNLVDVRDKVLEHLHPIELVEKKPASPSEFDYEGVHLILPLSVAVRGQNESAVSAMSGLFELQIKTLFQHSWSQTEHNLGYKTAGAKLDPMIKRKLAFVAAQSWGADHILEELASAAVAAS
- a CDS encoding DUF2188 domain-containing protein translates to MSDQNSNHYYVERRPDGSYAATRGGAERAGFTGPTQGNVIEQVRQNNPDAPIHVERQRHTTDGNPDKWRSA
- a CDS encoding DUF433 domain-containing protein; its protein translation is MEQQLIVSDPEILGGTPVFRGTLVPVKNLFDYLETGETIEAFLHSFPSVSREQAISALELSEQLLTHSNSSLDEVAAG